Proteins found in one Perca fluviatilis chromosome 9, GENO_Pfluv_1.0, whole genome shotgun sequence genomic segment:
- the rexo1 gene encoding RNA exonuclease 1 homolog isoform X2, with the protein MMIRSTGFFRGIDCPFYTEYSESKGSRNGCNRPYCHFRHSQQRRASYGAPADVKKQRDLHSAQKEQGYDPFNPEVVRPQEQQNGKPAASGDLTGALELVNKAIEEVRSEVEREKRKLSRIGDEPYDPSKSTKLSTSDAVKSKPPPSHMAYDPGSYQMTTGGYNPTPGCSKYTLDSDNKGNNSNSMEYVPTSVRKPPSRTHTHQLPSPPPSPKYSNSTSSSKCKYTVDNSKPSTDMEYDPLSNYSAGIAAKSKRDRDAQAVKTEQRNAHKQPGSAMSEYVIAVKKPRQQSVDSKKYTFSDSDGESSGTEYRPTSLSNLQQRKGKSGSLWDAVGKERKEKTDSMLNALTQRNTEDLAGDSDIKEDIKQKDSLEKKKVASQTSHKKIAKSEKVHKLEKEANKTTSSKSGSSSSKDKGSIKNSNQDSAKKENKSHGKRDDRKIAVKVKTPDKVQREARDEKRSDGKIKAVEKVKTDSSKRDKDTENGARASKKSKISEKEKEQSKYKDRQHKNGKLDSSKREKDTKKICKSISSGGSNSNNIKGSSSNSKDKVKQNVSSSNGKRLKDKRQSLSHADLFGDESPEEVEPIVVDDDGDDDYEYEEVLVRKSADALRRGRLNKRKASELTPSSSDDEGDRGVEGSGAGNDEVDGVGIDFSSFQDDLDFDSDPMEECLRIFNESKDVKMEDKGRQAKQPSRDSEEERSTESALTSLFPGQKKRVSHFVAKGSSDAPSTTVVRPYKRLSAQEVCYKRMQMAQQQAAQLSASVKSASKSSSPGFSGERKRIAHRPSPQTTSSKTSPADVKPAASRVLSPSQTHQTVKAQTTAGILPKTMSTVMQRRVAHTPTMKSSSMKRPIIPIEFGAKVPNNVRQRYLNAFIDECVKFCSSEDVAFQMALDEEKLVYERSSSKNIYLNVAVNTLKKLRSKCSSSPLPVTKDPGLVAKRRAQSHEEVLGGRLAATTSFTVNRMGKQQEEKLIGATLYRKLQSYLMTEEQLQEHGYPRASPEAAGKAVIYNLPEKKAISDPFNKICCRCGAEYKINASGNCIRKEECIFHWGRLRRHKVAGGWETNYSCCAAAVGAPGCQVCKQHVQDGRKESFDGYVTTFSKALSPDGNGGVFALDCEMCYTKQGLELTRVTVIDSELKVIYDTFVKPESKVVDYNTRFSGVTEEDLESTTITLRDVQAVLLSMFSAESILIGHSLESDLLALKLIHSSVVDTAIVFPHRLGLPYKRALRNLMSDHLKRIIQDNVEGHDSSEDASACMELMFWKIKEDAKVKR; encoded by the exons ATGATGATAAGATCCACCGGCTTCTTCCGAGGGATTGACTGCCCGTTTTACACGGAATACAGCGAGAGCAAAGGCAGCAGAAATGGGTGTAACAGACCGTACTGTCACTTCAGACACAGCCAGCAGAGACGGGCGTCCTACGGAGCACCAGCTGATGTTAAAAAGCAAAGAGACCTGCACTCCGCACAGAAAG AACAAGGTTATGATCCCTTCAACCCAGAAGTCGTGAGGCCCCAGGAGCAGCAGAATGGAAAGCCGGCTGCTTCGGGAGACCTTACTGGTGCTCTGGAGCTGGTCAACAAGGCCATCGAGGAGGTCCGCAGCGAGGtggagagggagaagaggaagCTCTCTCGGATTGGGGATGAACCGTACGATCCCAGCAAGAGTACAAAGTTGTCTACATCTGATGCTGTTAAAAGTAAACCGCCACCTTCACACATGGCCTATGACCCTGGGAGTTATCAGATGACCACTGGCGGTTATAATCCCACCCCTGGCTGCAGCAAGTATACCTTGGATTCAGACAACAAGGGGAACAATAGTAACTCAATGGAATATGTTCCTACTTCAGTGAGAAAGCCTCCGtctcggacacacacacatcaactcccctctcctccccccagTCCAAAGTACTCAAACAGCACATCCTCCTCTAAGTGTAAATACACTGTGGACAATTCAAAACCATCTACAGATATGGAGTATGACCCGCTGTCCAACTACTCGGCAGGAATCGCAGCGAAAAGCAAGAGGGACCGGGATGCACAAGCTGTTAAGACAGAGCAGAGAAACGCACACAAACAACCAGGATCAGCTATGTCAGAGTATGTTATAGCTGTGAAAAAACCACGGCAGCAGAGTGTAGACTCAAAAAAGTACACTTTCTCTGACTCTGATGGGGAGAGCTCTGGAACAGAGTATCGACCCACCTCGCTAAGCAATCTCCAGCAGAGAAAAGGCAAAAGTGGGTCGCTTTGGGATGCTGTGgggaaggagagaaaagaaaaaactgatAGCATGCTAAATGCACTGACACAGAGGAATACAGAGGACTTGGCAGGGGACTCGGACATCAAGGAAGATATTAAACAAAAGGACAGTTTAGAGAAAAAGAAGGTGGCTAGTCAAACTAGCCACAAAAAAATTGCCAAATCTGAGAAAGTGCATAAACTTGAAAAGGAAGCAAACAAAACGACTAGTAGTAAGagtggtagcagcagcagtaaagaCAAAGGATCAATAAAGAACTCAAACCAGGACTCTGCAAAGAAGGAGAACAAGAGTCATGGAAAAAGAGATGATAGGAAAATCGCAGTTAAGGTTAAGACACCTGATAAAGTTCAGAGGGAAGCCAGAGACGAAAAGAGAAGTGATGGTAAGATCAAAGCtgtggaaaaagtaaaaacagacTCAAGCAAACGAGATAAAGATACAGAAAATGGTGCAAGGGCAAGCAAGAAAAGCAAGATATCCGAGAAGGAAAAGGAACAAAGCAAGTATAAGGACCGGCAACACAAAAATGGTAAACTTGATAGCAGTAAAAGGGAAAAGGATACAAAGAAAATTTGTAAAAGTATTTCTAGTGGCGGGAGCAATAGCAATAACATTAAAGGGAGTTCTTCAAACAGTAAAGATAAGGTGAAGCAAAACGTCAGCTCATCCAATGGGAAAAGACTTAAGGACAAACGGCAAAGTCTTAGTCACGCTGATCTGTTTGGAGATGAGAGCCCAGAGGAGGTCGAACCAATAGTGGTGGATGATGACGGTGATGATGACTACGAATACGAGGAAGTGCTGGTGAGAAAATCTGCTGATGCTTTAAGGAGGGGACGTTTGAACAAGAGGAAAGCGTCGGAGCTGACTCCGTCTTCTTCTGACGATGAGGGTGATCGCGGTGTGGAGGGCAGCGGGGCAGGTAACGACGAGGTCGACGGTGTTGGAATCGACTTCTCTAGTTTCCAGGACGATTTGGACTTTGACTCAGATCCCATGGAGGAGTGTTTGCGGATCTTCAATGAATCCAAGGATGTGAAGATGGAAGACAAGGGAAGGCAAGCTAAACAG CCCTCCAGGGattcagaggaggagagaagcaCAGAGAGCGCATTAACCTCTCTCTTTCCCGGTCAAAAGAAGAGGGTCTCCCATTTTGTTGCCAAAGGAAGT AGTGACGCACCTTCTACGACTGTGGTGCGTCCGTACAAGAGACTCTCAGCCCAGGAGGTCTGCTACAAGCGTATGCAGATGGCACAGCAGCAAGCTGCTCAGCTTTCTGCTTCAGTCAAATCTGCCTCAAAGAGCTCCAGCCCCGGCTTCtctggagagaggaagagaatagCACACCGTCCCAGCCCACAGACAACATCCTCCAAAACAA GTCCTGCAGATGTTAAACCAGCTGCCAGTCGAGTGTTATCCCCCAGCCAGACCCATCAGACTGTCAAGGCCCAAACCACCGCTGGCATCTTGCCAAAGACCATGTCCACTGTCATGCAGAGGAGGGtagcacacacacccaccatgAAG AGTAGTTCAATGAAGCGCCCCATCATTCCCATTGAGTTTGGGGCCAAAGTTCCCAACAACGTCCGCCAGCGCTACCTTAACGCTTTCATAGATGAATGTGTCAAATTTTGCTCATCAGAGGACGTTGCCTTCCAGATG GCCCTTGACGAGGAGAAGCTGGTGTATGAGCGCAGCAGCAGTAAGAACATCTACCTCAATGTAGCTGTCAACACTCTGAAGAAGCTCCGCAGCAAGTGCAGCTCCTCTCCGTTGCCTGTCACCA AGGACCCGGGGTTAGTTGCTAAAAGGAGGGCCCAGTCCCACGAAGAAGTTCTGGGAGGTCGTCTTGCTGCAACAACCAGCTTCACTGTCAACAGGATGGGTAAACAGCAGGAGGAGAAACTCATTG GAGCTACACTGTACAGGAAGCTGCAGTCATACCTGATGACGGAAGAGCAGCTCCAGGAGCACGGCTACCCGAGAGCAAGCCCAGAGGCTGCCGGCAAAGCCGTCATTTACAACCTCCCCGAGAAAAAGGCCATCTCAGATC CGTTCAACAAGATATGCTGTCGATGTGGAGCGGAGTATAAGATCAATGCCAGTGGCAACTGTATACGAAAAGAGGAATGTATTTTCCACTGGGGACGATTGCGCAGGCATAAAG TCGCTGGAGGCTGGGAGACCAACTACAGCTGCTGTGCTGCGGCTGTTGGCGCTCCAGGCTGCCAAGTTTGCAAG CAACATGTTCAGGACGGGCGTAAAGAATCATTTGATGGCTATGTCACAACGTTCAGTAAAGCTCTATCACCAGATGGCAATGGAGGGGTGTTTGCTTTGGACTGTGAGATG TGTTACACAAAGCAGGGCCTGGAGCTGACGAGGGTGACGGTCATCGACTCTGAGTTGAAAGTCATCTACGATACGTTTGTCAAACCTGAAAGCAAAGTGGTCGATTACAACACACG ATTTTCAGGTGTGACGGAGGAGGACTTGGAGAGCACCACCATCACTCTGAGAGATGTTCAGGCCGTGCTGCTCAGTATGTTCAGCGCTGAATCCATCCTCATAGGACACAGTCTGGAGAGTGACCTGCTTGCTCTGAAG cTAATCCACAGTTCCGTTGTAGACACAGCCATTGTGTTTCCTCACCGCCTCGGCTTGCCATACAAACGTGCCTTGAGGAACCTGATGTCCGACCACCTCAAACGCATCATCCAGGACAATG tggaggGCCACGACTCGAGCGAAGATGCATCTGCCTGTATGGAGCTGATGTTCTGGAAGATCAAGGAGGATGCAAAGGTCAAAAGATGA
- the rexo1 gene encoding RNA exonuclease 1 homolog isoform X1, with translation MMIRSTGFFRGIDCPFYTEYSESKGSRNGCNRPYCHFRHSQQRRASYGAPADVKKQRDLHSAQKEQGYDPFNPEVVRPQEQQNGKPAASGDLTGALELVNKAIEEVRSEVEREKRKLSRIGDEPYDPSKSTKLSTSDAVKSKPPPSHMAYDPGSYQMTTGGYNPTPGCSKYTLDSDNKGNNSNSMEYVPTSVRKPPSRTHTHQLPSPPPSPKYSNSTSSSKCKYTVDNSKPSTDMEYDPLSNYSAGIAAKSKRDRDAQAVKTEQRNAHKQPGSAMSEYVIAVKKPRQQSVDSKKYTFSDSDGESSGTEYRPTSLSNLQQRKGKSGSLWDAVGKERKEKTDSMLNALTQRNTEDLAGDSDIKEDIKQKDSLEKKKVASQTSHKKIAKSEKVHKLEKEANKTTSSKSGSSSSKDKGSIKNSNQDSAKKENKSHGKRDDRKIAVKVKTPDKVQREARDEKRSDGKIKAVEKVKTDSSKRDKDTENGARASKKSKISEKEKEQSKYKDRQHKNGKLDSSKREKDTKKICKSISSGGSNSNNIKGSSSNSKDKVKQNVSSSNGKRLKDKRQSLSHADLFGDESPEEVEPIVVDDDGDDDYEYEEVLVRKSADALRRGRLNKRKASELTPSSSDDEGDRGVEGSGAGNDEVDGVGIDFSSFQDDLDFDSDPMEECLRIFNESKDVKMEDKGRQAKQPSRDSEEERSTESALTSLFPGQKKRVSHFVAKGSSDAPSTTVVRPYKRLSAQEVCYKRMQMAQQQAAQLSASVKSASKSSSPGFSGERKRIAHRPSPQTTSSKTSPADVKPAASRVLSPSQTHQTVKAQTTAGILPKTMSTVMQRRVAHTPTMKSSSMKRPIIPIEFGAKVPNNVRQRYLNAFIDECVKFCSSEDVAFQMALDEEKLVYERSSSKNIYLNVAVNTLKKLRSKCSSSPLPVTKDPGLVAKRRAQSHEEVLGGRLAATTSFTVNRMGKQQEEKLIGATLYRKLQSYLMTEEQLQEHGYPRASPEAAGKAVIYNLPEKKAISDPFNKICCRCGAEYKINASGNCIRKEECIFHWGRLRRHKVAGGWETNYSCCAAAVGAPGCQVCKQHVQDGRKESFDGYVTTFSKALSPDGNGGVFALDCEMCYTKQGLELTRVTVIDSELKVIYDTFVKPESKVVDYNTRFSGVTEEDLESTTITLRDVQAVLLSMFSAESILIGHSLESDLLALKLIHSSVVDTAIVFPHRLGLPYKRALRNLMSDHLKRIIQDNGGKNHTELPSPLHTSNIIPCHINMALVTQTEQHNHIISICN, from the exons ATGATGATAAGATCCACCGGCTTCTTCCGAGGGATTGACTGCCCGTTTTACACGGAATACAGCGAGAGCAAAGGCAGCAGAAATGGGTGTAACAGACCGTACTGTCACTTCAGACACAGCCAGCAGAGACGGGCGTCCTACGGAGCACCAGCTGATGTTAAAAAGCAAAGAGACCTGCACTCCGCACAGAAAG AACAAGGTTATGATCCCTTCAACCCAGAAGTCGTGAGGCCCCAGGAGCAGCAGAATGGAAAGCCGGCTGCTTCGGGAGACCTTACTGGTGCTCTGGAGCTGGTCAACAAGGCCATCGAGGAGGTCCGCAGCGAGGtggagagggagaagaggaagCTCTCTCGGATTGGGGATGAACCGTACGATCCCAGCAAGAGTACAAAGTTGTCTACATCTGATGCTGTTAAAAGTAAACCGCCACCTTCACACATGGCCTATGACCCTGGGAGTTATCAGATGACCACTGGCGGTTATAATCCCACCCCTGGCTGCAGCAAGTATACCTTGGATTCAGACAACAAGGGGAACAATAGTAACTCAATGGAATATGTTCCTACTTCAGTGAGAAAGCCTCCGtctcggacacacacacatcaactcccctctcctccccccagTCCAAAGTACTCAAACAGCACATCCTCCTCTAAGTGTAAATACACTGTGGACAATTCAAAACCATCTACAGATATGGAGTATGACCCGCTGTCCAACTACTCGGCAGGAATCGCAGCGAAAAGCAAGAGGGACCGGGATGCACAAGCTGTTAAGACAGAGCAGAGAAACGCACACAAACAACCAGGATCAGCTATGTCAGAGTATGTTATAGCTGTGAAAAAACCACGGCAGCAGAGTGTAGACTCAAAAAAGTACACTTTCTCTGACTCTGATGGGGAGAGCTCTGGAACAGAGTATCGACCCACCTCGCTAAGCAATCTCCAGCAGAGAAAAGGCAAAAGTGGGTCGCTTTGGGATGCTGTGgggaaggagagaaaagaaaaaactgatAGCATGCTAAATGCACTGACACAGAGGAATACAGAGGACTTGGCAGGGGACTCGGACATCAAGGAAGATATTAAACAAAAGGACAGTTTAGAGAAAAAGAAGGTGGCTAGTCAAACTAGCCACAAAAAAATTGCCAAATCTGAGAAAGTGCATAAACTTGAAAAGGAAGCAAACAAAACGACTAGTAGTAAGagtggtagcagcagcagtaaagaCAAAGGATCAATAAAGAACTCAAACCAGGACTCTGCAAAGAAGGAGAACAAGAGTCATGGAAAAAGAGATGATAGGAAAATCGCAGTTAAGGTTAAGACACCTGATAAAGTTCAGAGGGAAGCCAGAGACGAAAAGAGAAGTGATGGTAAGATCAAAGCtgtggaaaaagtaaaaacagacTCAAGCAAACGAGATAAAGATACAGAAAATGGTGCAAGGGCAAGCAAGAAAAGCAAGATATCCGAGAAGGAAAAGGAACAAAGCAAGTATAAGGACCGGCAACACAAAAATGGTAAACTTGATAGCAGTAAAAGGGAAAAGGATACAAAGAAAATTTGTAAAAGTATTTCTAGTGGCGGGAGCAATAGCAATAACATTAAAGGGAGTTCTTCAAACAGTAAAGATAAGGTGAAGCAAAACGTCAGCTCATCCAATGGGAAAAGACTTAAGGACAAACGGCAAAGTCTTAGTCACGCTGATCTGTTTGGAGATGAGAGCCCAGAGGAGGTCGAACCAATAGTGGTGGATGATGACGGTGATGATGACTACGAATACGAGGAAGTGCTGGTGAGAAAATCTGCTGATGCTTTAAGGAGGGGACGTTTGAACAAGAGGAAAGCGTCGGAGCTGACTCCGTCTTCTTCTGACGATGAGGGTGATCGCGGTGTGGAGGGCAGCGGGGCAGGTAACGACGAGGTCGACGGTGTTGGAATCGACTTCTCTAGTTTCCAGGACGATTTGGACTTTGACTCAGATCCCATGGAGGAGTGTTTGCGGATCTTCAATGAATCCAAGGATGTGAAGATGGAAGACAAGGGAAGGCAAGCTAAACAG CCCTCCAGGGattcagaggaggagagaagcaCAGAGAGCGCATTAACCTCTCTCTTTCCCGGTCAAAAGAAGAGGGTCTCCCATTTTGTTGCCAAAGGAAGT AGTGACGCACCTTCTACGACTGTGGTGCGTCCGTACAAGAGACTCTCAGCCCAGGAGGTCTGCTACAAGCGTATGCAGATGGCACAGCAGCAAGCTGCTCAGCTTTCTGCTTCAGTCAAATCTGCCTCAAAGAGCTCCAGCCCCGGCTTCtctggagagaggaagagaatagCACACCGTCCCAGCCCACAGACAACATCCTCCAAAACAA GTCCTGCAGATGTTAAACCAGCTGCCAGTCGAGTGTTATCCCCCAGCCAGACCCATCAGACTGTCAAGGCCCAAACCACCGCTGGCATCTTGCCAAAGACCATGTCCACTGTCATGCAGAGGAGGGtagcacacacacccaccatgAAG AGTAGTTCAATGAAGCGCCCCATCATTCCCATTGAGTTTGGGGCCAAAGTTCCCAACAACGTCCGCCAGCGCTACCTTAACGCTTTCATAGATGAATGTGTCAAATTTTGCTCATCAGAGGACGTTGCCTTCCAGATG GCCCTTGACGAGGAGAAGCTGGTGTATGAGCGCAGCAGCAGTAAGAACATCTACCTCAATGTAGCTGTCAACACTCTGAAGAAGCTCCGCAGCAAGTGCAGCTCCTCTCCGTTGCCTGTCACCA AGGACCCGGGGTTAGTTGCTAAAAGGAGGGCCCAGTCCCACGAAGAAGTTCTGGGAGGTCGTCTTGCTGCAACAACCAGCTTCACTGTCAACAGGATGGGTAAACAGCAGGAGGAGAAACTCATTG GAGCTACACTGTACAGGAAGCTGCAGTCATACCTGATGACGGAAGAGCAGCTCCAGGAGCACGGCTACCCGAGAGCAAGCCCAGAGGCTGCCGGCAAAGCCGTCATTTACAACCTCCCCGAGAAAAAGGCCATCTCAGATC CGTTCAACAAGATATGCTGTCGATGTGGAGCGGAGTATAAGATCAATGCCAGTGGCAACTGTATACGAAAAGAGGAATGTATTTTCCACTGGGGACGATTGCGCAGGCATAAAG TCGCTGGAGGCTGGGAGACCAACTACAGCTGCTGTGCTGCGGCTGTTGGCGCTCCAGGCTGCCAAGTTTGCAAG CAACATGTTCAGGACGGGCGTAAAGAATCATTTGATGGCTATGTCACAACGTTCAGTAAAGCTCTATCACCAGATGGCAATGGAGGGGTGTTTGCTTTGGACTGTGAGATG TGTTACACAAAGCAGGGCCTGGAGCTGACGAGGGTGACGGTCATCGACTCTGAGTTGAAAGTCATCTACGATACGTTTGTCAAACCTGAAAGCAAAGTGGTCGATTACAACACACG ATTTTCAGGTGTGACGGAGGAGGACTTGGAGAGCACCACCATCACTCTGAGAGATGTTCAGGCCGTGCTGCTCAGTATGTTCAGCGCTGAATCCATCCTCATAGGACACAGTCTGGAGAGTGACCTGCTTGCTCTGAAG cTAATCCACAGTTCCGTTGTAGACACAGCCATTGTGTTTCCTCACCGCCTCGGCTTGCCATACAAACGTGCCTTGAGGAACCTGATGTCCGACCACCTCAAACGCATCATCCAGGACAATGGTGGGAAAAATCACACAGAGCTTCCATCCCCGTTACACACATCAAACATAATCCCCTGTCACATAAACATGGCCCTAGTTACACAAACAGAGCAGCATAATCACATAATCTCCATTTGTAACTGA